Within Sorangiineae bacterium MSr11367, the genomic segment CACCGCGCAGGTCGAGTCCGGGGGCGATGCCGAAGTCGATGCGGTCCTGGATGTACTGCGGACACACGAGTTTGCCGTCGCTCATGCGTGAGACGGTGGGCCAGAGCACCAACGATCCCGCGAGGAAGGAGCAAACCACGAGGCCGATCTTGAAGCGCCAGGCGCCGTCCATCAGCGGGAGCAGGCCGACCAAGCACCAGATGATGACCAGGCCGCAAACGACGATGCCCCAGAACGAATCGGCGCGGAAAAAGAGGTAGCCGCCAACGCCGGCGTTCAAAATGATGAGCAAGAGGCGCATCTTCGACGGGACGACGAGAAGCGCGAGAAGTCCGACGAGGATGCCGACGGACGCCGGCCACGCCGGGTCGATCTGCAAGAAGCGCTCGGAGATGACGGCGAAAACCGCACAAAGGCCGATGATGGCCAGCGCGATGCGAGAAACGGTGGTCATTTCTTTTCCGCGGCCGGTTTCGCGTCCTTCGCCTCCGCCTTGGCGGGAGCCGTTTCAGGCGTTGCTCCGAAGGCGTTGATGGACGAAGACAGCATGGTGACGGTGGTGCCGGGGGCGATTTTCACCTTGGCCAGGCGCTCGTCCATCTCCAGGAGCTCTCCGACGAGGCCCGAGTTGGACACGACACGGTCGCCCTTTTTGAGCTTGGACCGCTCGGCCTGTTCCTTCTTCTGCCGGCGCGACATCAAAAAGAAGAACGGCAGCAGGATGAGGATCGGCAGAAACATGATGAGACTGCCGCCGGGGGACGCCTGTTGCTGCGAGGAGCCTCCAGCCGGAGCCTCCTGCGCGACGCCGGGGGTGCCTGCTTTGGGCTGCACTTGCTGAAAAAATAGGGATTCGGTCGTCACGTAGGAGCTGCGCTTTCCTTAACGGGCGTACACGCCCGGCGCCGCTGAAGTAGTCATATCGGGGGCGTTCGTCAATTGCGCTTTGGAGCGTGCTCATCAATCCCTGGCACAGCGGAAGCCAACATTGGGGCCCGCCTCCATGGAAGACCCCCAATTTCGACTGGTGGTTCGGCTGGCCGAGGGCGACGAAAGCCAGCCTCCACCTCGAAGGACGTGGCTCGCCCCAGCCCGGGGGGCCGCGCCCTCTGCCACATGCTCCGCGTACCAGTCGGAGGTCCACTCTTCGACGTTGCCGGTGAGGTCGAGGACGCCGAAGGGGCTCGAACCCTGGGGATGGGTCCCGACCTTGGCGGGGCGTTTTCCCGTGCAGGTGCGGGAGGAAGAGTCGCGCACGAGGGTCGCTGCCACGGTGCAGTAGGTCCAGCCGCCGCCCCAGGGATAGCGCGCGGGGAAGGTTGCGCGGGCGGCGAATTCCCACTCCGCCTCGCGCGGGAGGCGCTTGCCGAGGGCGCGGCAGTAGGTGTCGGCGTCTCGCCAGGTGACACACGAGACGGGCAGGCTCGGGTCGTCGAGGTCGTACGTGCAGTCTGCACTTTTTCGCGCGGGGCGCGCGCACAGGTGCCGGTCGACGCAGCCGCGGTACGCCTCGACGGTGACCTCGGTCTTGTCGAGCCAGAACGCGGCCACCGTTTCTTTGTGCGGCGGGCGCTCGTTGGGCGGTGCCTCGGGATCGGCGCTGCCCATGGTGAAGCGACCACCGGGCAAACGGAGCATGCCGTCGGCGAAGGGCACGGTGTACTTGGGCGTGGACACGCGCGCCGGGGGCTTCGGCGGCGCGGGCGCCGGTTCATCGGTCTCGCCGTCCTCGGGCGGAGGTGCGTCGCTCGCGACGCCCGACTTTCCACGCAGCGGTGGCGTGTCCTGGGGCTCCTGTTCGTCCTGCGCGTGCGCCACGGCGATGGCCGAGGCGAGCAGCAGCCCTGCGAAGAGAAGGCGCTTCATCAACCTGAAATCGGCGCGGGCGGCCTTGCCTGCGGCGTGGCCCAGCGAACGCAAACGCCGTAGCCATGGGCCATCGCGTAGCCCAATTCGACGCGGACGCGCACGAGGGCATGGCAGCCGAGTTGGCGGCCGCGCTCGCGCAGGGCCTCCGTCACGTCTTCCACGTTGGAATCACCGTCGAAGCCGATGGCTTGAAG encodes:
- the yajC gene encoding preprotein translocase subunit YajC, translated to MTTESLFFQQVQPKAGTPGVAQEAPAGGSSQQQASPGGSLIMFLPILILLPFFFLMSRRQKKEQAERSKLKKGDRVVSNSGLVGELLEMDERLAKVKIAPGTTVTMLSSSINAFGATPETAPAKAEAKDAKPAAEKK
- a CDS encoding formylglycine-generating enzyme family protein codes for the protein MKRLLFAGLLLASAIAVAHAQDEQEPQDTPPLRGKSGVASDAPPPEDGETDEPAPAPPKPPARVSTPKYTVPFADGMLRLPGGRFTMGSADPEAPPNERPPHKETVAAFWLDKTEVTVEAYRGCVDRHLCARPARKSADCTYDLDDPSLPVSCVTWRDADTYCRALGKRLPREAEWEFAARATFPARYPWGGGWTYCTVAATLVRDSSSRTCTGKRPAKVGTHPQGSSPFGVLDLTGNVEEWTSDWYAEHVAEGAAPRAGASHVLRGGGWLSSPSASRTTSRNWGSSMEAGPNVGFRCARD